One Microtus pennsylvanicus isolate mMicPen1 chromosome 3, mMicPen1.hap1, whole genome shotgun sequence DNA window includes the following coding sequences:
- the Kif23 gene encoding kinesin-like protein KIF23 isoform X2 yields MKPAKAKMPRKPVIKKGSQSNLKDPVGVYCRVRPLSFPDQECCVEVVNSTTVQLHTPEGYRLNRNGDYKETQYSFKRVFGIHTTQKELFDVVASPLVDDLIHGKNGLLFTYGVTGSGKTHTMTGSPGYGGLLPRCLNMIFNSIGSFQAKRYVFKSNDRNSMEIQCEVDALLERQKREAMPVPKTPSNKRQADPEFADMINVQEFCKAEEIDEDSVYGVFVSYIEIYNNYIYDLLEEVQLDPIKPKLPQSKILREDKNHNMYVAGCTEVEVKSTEEAFEVFWRGQKKRRIANTHLNRESSRSHSVFSIKLVQAPLDADGDNVLQEKEQITISQLSLVDLAGSERTNRTKAEGNRLREAGNINQSLMTLRTCMEVLRENQTYGTNKMVPYRDSKLTHLFKNYFDGEGKVRMIVCVNPKAEDYEESLQVMRFAEVTQEVEVARPVDKAICGLTPGRRYRNLPRGGPVGDEPLVTEVILQSFPPLPPSKLLDINDEETLPKLIEALEKRHHLRQLMTEELNKQCMNFKALLKEFDSSLLNKENYIQEKLNEKEKLISGQKSEIERLEKKNKTLEYKIEVLEKTTTIYEEDKRNLQQELESQNQKLQRQFSDKRRLEARLQGMVTETSMKWQKECERRVAATQLEMQNKLWVKDEKLKQLKAIVTEPKPEKPERPSRERDRERILPRSVSPSPVPLSSNNIAQISTGQQLMSQPQLHRRSNSCSSISVASCISEWEQKLSPFSTPVNVTSLARHRQQEPGQSKTCIVSDRRRGMYWTEGREMVPTFNSEIGVEEDRCRRNTPIPVRHRRSRSAGSRWVDHKPASNVQTETVMQPHVPNAITVSVANEKALAKCEKYMLTHQELASDGEIQTKVIKGDVYKTRGGGQSVQFTDIETLKQESPTGSRKRRSSTIAPAQPDGTESEWTDVETRCSVAVEMRAGSQLGPGYQHHAQPKRKKP; encoded by the exons ATGAAGCCAGC GAAAGCTAAGATGCCGAGGAAACCTGTAATAAAAAAAGGATCTCAGTCAAACCTTAAAGATCCAGTTGGG gTGTACTGTAGGGTGCGCCCACTGAGTTTCCCTGACCAAGAGTGCTGTGTAGAAGTGGTCAATAGTACAACTGTGCAGCTACATACTCCTGAGGGTTACCGGCTCAACAGAAATGGAGACTATAAGGAG ACGCAGTATTCATTTAAGCGGGTATTTGGCATTCATACAACTCAGAAGGAACTCTTTGATGTTGTGGCTAGTCCATTGGTAGATGACCTCATTCACGGCAAAAATG GTCTTTTGTTTACATACGGTGTGACAGGAAGTGGAAAAACGCACACAATGACAGGGTCTCCAGGGTATGGAGGACTGCTTCCTCGTTGTTTGAATATGATCTTTAACAGCATAGGGTCATTTCAAGCAAAACGTTAC GTTTTTAAGTCTAACGATAGGAACAGCATGGAAATACAGTGTGAGGTTGATGCATTATTGGAGCGGCAGAAAAGAGAAGCTATGCCCGTTCCAAAGACCCCCTCTAACAA GCGGCAAGCAGATCCAGAATTTGCAGATATGATAAATGTACAAGAATTCTGCAAAGCAGAAGAAATTGACGAAGACAGTGTCTATGGTGTTTTTGTCTCTTACATTGAAATCTATAACAATTACATATATGATCTATTGGAAGAGGTTCAGCTTGATCCCATAAAGCCCAA ACTCCCACAGTCTAAAATACTCCGAGAAGATAAGAACCACAATATGTATGTTGCAGGATGCACAGAAGTGGAAGTGAAATCTACGGAAGAAGCTTTTGAGGTTTTTTGGAGAG GTCAGAAAAAAAGACGTATTGCAAACACCCATTTGAATAGAGAATCCAGCCGGTCACATAGTGTGTTCAGCATTAAGCTCGTCCAGGCTCCCCTTGATGCTGATGGAGATAATGTCTTACAG gaaaaagaacaaattacCATAAGCCAGTTGTCTCTGGTAGATCTTGCTGGAAGTGAAAGAACCAACCGCACTAAAGCAGAAGGGAACAGATTACGTGAAGCTG GTAACATTAATCAGTCACTAATGACGCTAAGAACATGCATGGAAGTCCTGAGAGAGAACCAGACATATGGAACTAACAAG ATGGTTCCATATCGAGATTCAAAACTAACTCATCTGTTCAAGAACTACTTTGATGGGGAAGGGAAGGTGCggatgattgtgtgtgtgaatcCAAAGGCTGAAGACTATGAAGAAAGCTTG caAGTCATGAGATTTGCTGAAGTAACTCAAGAAGTTGAAGTAGCAAGACCAGTAGATAAGGCGATATGTGGCTTGACACCAGGGAGACGATACAGAAACCTACCTCGGGGCGGCCCAGTTGGAGATG AACCTTTGGTGACTGAAGTGATTCTGCAGAGCTTCCCACCACTGCCTCCGTCCAAGCTTTTGGATATCAATGATGAGGAGACCCTTCCAAAGCTGATCGAAGCTTTGGAGAAACGACATCACCTACGTCAACTAATGACAGAGGAGCTTAACAAACAAT GTATGAACTTCAAAGCCTTATTAAAAGAATTTGACAGTTCTcttctaaataaagaaaactacatccaggaaaaactaaatgaaaaagaaaaattgatttcAGGGCAGAAATCGGAAATAGAACgactggagaagaaaaacaaaactttggaGTACAAG ATTGAGGTTTTGGAGAAAACAACCACTATCTATGAAGAAGATAAGCGCAATCTGCAGCAGGAGCTCGAGAGCCAGAATCAGAAGCTTCAGCGGCAGTTTTCTGACAAGCGCAGATTAGAAGCCAGGTTGCAAGGCATGGTGACAGAAACATCGATGAAATGGCAGAAGGAATGT GAGCGTCGGGTGGCAGCCACCCAGCTGGAGATGCAGAATAAACTCTGGGTCAAAGATGAAAAGCTCAAACAGCTAAAGGCTATTGTGACTGAACCTAAACCCGAGAAGCCAGAGAGACCTTCCCGGGAGCGGGACCGGGAAAGGATCCTTCCTAGATCCGTCTCTCCTTCGCCTGTGCCT CTTTCTAGTAACAATATTGCTCAGATTTCCACCGGCCAGCAACTCATGagccagccacagctacacaggcGCTCTAACTCTTGCAGCAGCATTTCTGTAGCTTCCTGTATTTCGGAATGGGAGCAGAAACTATCTCCGTTCAGCACACCTGTCAATGTCACCTCTCTTGCAAGGCATAGGCAGCAGGAGCCAGGACAAAGTAAAACGTGTATCGTGTCAGACAGAAGGCGAGGGATGTACTGGACGGAAGGCAGGGAGATGGTCCCTACATTCAACAGTGAGATAGGCGTAGAAGAGGACCGTTGCCGCAGG AACACACCAATTCCTGTACGCCACAGAAGGTCCCGCTCTGCAGGGAGCAGATGGGTAGATCATAAGCCTGCCTCTAATGTGCAAACTGAGACAGTCATGCAGCCACATGTCCCTAACGCCATCACAGTGTCTGTTGCAAATGAAAAGGCACTAGCTAAGTGTGAGAAGTACATGCTGACCCACCAGGAACTAGCCTCCGATGGGGAGATTCAGACTAAAGTAATTAAG GGTGATGTTTATAAAACCAGAGGTGGAGGGCAATCTGTTCAGTTTACTGATATTGAGACTTTAAAGCAAGAGTCGCCTACTGG TAGTCGAAAGCGAAGATCGTCTACAATAGCACCTGCCCAACCAGATGGTACAGAGTCTGAATGGACCGATGTAGAAACAAGG TGTTCCGTTGCTGTTGAGATGAGAGCAGGATCTCAGCTGGGACCCGGATATCAGCACCATGCACAACCCAA GCGCAAGAAGCCTTGA
- the Kif23 gene encoding kinesin-like protein KIF23 isoform X6, with the protein MKPAKAKMPRKPVIKKGSQSNLKDPVGVYCRVRPLSFPDQECCVEVVNSTTVQLHTPEGYRLNRNGDYKETQYSFKRVFGIHTTQKELFDVVASPLVDDLIHGKNGLLFTYGVTGSGKTHTMTGSPGYGGLLPRCLNMIFNSIGSFQAKRYVFKSNDRNSMEIQCEVDALLERQKREAMPVPKTPSNKRQADPEFADMINVQEFCKAEEIDEDSVYGVFVSYIEIYNNYIYDLLEEVQLDPIKPKLPQSKILREDKNHNMYVAGCTEVEVKSTEEAFEVFWRGQKKRRIANTHLNRESSRSHSVFSIKLVQAPLDADGDNVLQEKEQITISQLSLVDLAGSERTNRTKAEGNRLREAGNINQSLMTLRTCMEVLRENQTYGTNKMVPYRDSKLTHLFKNYFDGEGKVRMIVCVNPKAEDYEESLQVMRFAEVTQEVEVARPVDKAICGLTPGRRYRNLPRGGPVGDEPLVTEVILQSFPPLPPSKLLDINDEETLPKLIEALEKRHHLRQLMTEELNKQCMNFKALLKEFDSSLLNKENYIQEKLNEKEKLISGQKSEIERLEKKNKTLEYKIEVLEKTTTIYEEDKRNLQQELESQNQKLQRQFSDKRRLEARLQGMVTETSMKWQKECERRVAATQLEMQNKLWVKDEKLKQLKAIVTEPKPEKPERPSRERDRERILPRSVSPSPVPLSSNNIAQISTGQQLMSQPQLHRRSNSCSSISVASCISEWEQKLSPFSTPVNVTSLARHRQQEPGQSKTCIVSDRRRGMYWTEGREMVPTFNSEIGVEEDRCRRGDVYKTRGGGQSVQFTDIETLKQESPTGSRKRRSSTIAPAQPDGTESEWTDVETRCSVAVEMRAGSQLGPGYQHHAQPKRKKP; encoded by the exons ATGAAGCCAGC GAAAGCTAAGATGCCGAGGAAACCTGTAATAAAAAAAGGATCTCAGTCAAACCTTAAAGATCCAGTTGGG gTGTACTGTAGGGTGCGCCCACTGAGTTTCCCTGACCAAGAGTGCTGTGTAGAAGTGGTCAATAGTACAACTGTGCAGCTACATACTCCTGAGGGTTACCGGCTCAACAGAAATGGAGACTATAAGGAG ACGCAGTATTCATTTAAGCGGGTATTTGGCATTCATACAACTCAGAAGGAACTCTTTGATGTTGTGGCTAGTCCATTGGTAGATGACCTCATTCACGGCAAAAATG GTCTTTTGTTTACATACGGTGTGACAGGAAGTGGAAAAACGCACACAATGACAGGGTCTCCAGGGTATGGAGGACTGCTTCCTCGTTGTTTGAATATGATCTTTAACAGCATAGGGTCATTTCAAGCAAAACGTTAC GTTTTTAAGTCTAACGATAGGAACAGCATGGAAATACAGTGTGAGGTTGATGCATTATTGGAGCGGCAGAAAAGAGAAGCTATGCCCGTTCCAAAGACCCCCTCTAACAA GCGGCAAGCAGATCCAGAATTTGCAGATATGATAAATGTACAAGAATTCTGCAAAGCAGAAGAAATTGACGAAGACAGTGTCTATGGTGTTTTTGTCTCTTACATTGAAATCTATAACAATTACATATATGATCTATTGGAAGAGGTTCAGCTTGATCCCATAAAGCCCAA ACTCCCACAGTCTAAAATACTCCGAGAAGATAAGAACCACAATATGTATGTTGCAGGATGCACAGAAGTGGAAGTGAAATCTACGGAAGAAGCTTTTGAGGTTTTTTGGAGAG GTCAGAAAAAAAGACGTATTGCAAACACCCATTTGAATAGAGAATCCAGCCGGTCACATAGTGTGTTCAGCATTAAGCTCGTCCAGGCTCCCCTTGATGCTGATGGAGATAATGTCTTACAG gaaaaagaacaaattacCATAAGCCAGTTGTCTCTGGTAGATCTTGCTGGAAGTGAAAGAACCAACCGCACTAAAGCAGAAGGGAACAGATTACGTGAAGCTG GTAACATTAATCAGTCACTAATGACGCTAAGAACATGCATGGAAGTCCTGAGAGAGAACCAGACATATGGAACTAACAAG ATGGTTCCATATCGAGATTCAAAACTAACTCATCTGTTCAAGAACTACTTTGATGGGGAAGGGAAGGTGCggatgattgtgtgtgtgaatcCAAAGGCTGAAGACTATGAAGAAAGCTTG caAGTCATGAGATTTGCTGAAGTAACTCAAGAAGTTGAAGTAGCAAGACCAGTAGATAAGGCGATATGTGGCTTGACACCAGGGAGACGATACAGAAACCTACCTCGGGGCGGCCCAGTTGGAGATG AACCTTTGGTGACTGAAGTGATTCTGCAGAGCTTCCCACCACTGCCTCCGTCCAAGCTTTTGGATATCAATGATGAGGAGACCCTTCCAAAGCTGATCGAAGCTTTGGAGAAACGACATCACCTACGTCAACTAATGACAGAGGAGCTTAACAAACAAT GTATGAACTTCAAAGCCTTATTAAAAGAATTTGACAGTTCTcttctaaataaagaaaactacatccaggaaaaactaaatgaaaaagaaaaattgatttcAGGGCAGAAATCGGAAATAGAACgactggagaagaaaaacaaaactttggaGTACAAG ATTGAGGTTTTGGAGAAAACAACCACTATCTATGAAGAAGATAAGCGCAATCTGCAGCAGGAGCTCGAGAGCCAGAATCAGAAGCTTCAGCGGCAGTTTTCTGACAAGCGCAGATTAGAAGCCAGGTTGCAAGGCATGGTGACAGAAACATCGATGAAATGGCAGAAGGAATGT GAGCGTCGGGTGGCAGCCACCCAGCTGGAGATGCAGAATAAACTCTGGGTCAAAGATGAAAAGCTCAAACAGCTAAAGGCTATTGTGACTGAACCTAAACCCGAGAAGCCAGAGAGACCTTCCCGGGAGCGGGACCGGGAAAGGATCCTTCCTAGATCCGTCTCTCCTTCGCCTGTGCCT CTTTCTAGTAACAATATTGCTCAGATTTCCACCGGCCAGCAACTCATGagccagccacagctacacaggcGCTCTAACTCTTGCAGCAGCATTTCTGTAGCTTCCTGTATTTCGGAATGGGAGCAGAAACTATCTCCGTTCAGCACACCTGTCAATGTCACCTCTCTTGCAAGGCATAGGCAGCAGGAGCCAGGACAAAGTAAAACGTGTATCGTGTCAGACAGAAGGCGAGGGATGTACTGGACGGAAGGCAGGGAGATGGTCCCTACATTCAACAGTGAGATAGGCGTAGAAGAGGACCGTTGCCGCAGG GGTGATGTTTATAAAACCAGAGGTGGAGGGCAATCTGTTCAGTTTACTGATATTGAGACTTTAAAGCAAGAGTCGCCTACTGG TAGTCGAAAGCGAAGATCGTCTACAATAGCACCTGCCCAACCAGATGGTACAGAGTCTGAATGGACCGATGTAGAAACAAGG TGTTCCGTTGCTGTTGAGATGAGAGCAGGATCTCAGCTGGGACCCGGATATCAGCACCATGCACAACCCAA GCGCAAGAAGCCTTGA
- the Kif23 gene encoding kinesin-like protein KIF23 isoform X1 codes for MKPAKAKMPRKPVIKKGSQSNLKDPVGVYCRVRPLSFPDQECCVEVVNSTTVQLHTPEGYRLNRNGDYKETQYSFKRVFGIHTTQKELFDVVASPLVDDLIHGKNGLLFTYGVTGSGKTHTMTGSPGYGGLLPRCLNMIFNSIGSFQAKRYVFKSNDRNSMEIQCEVDALLERQKREAMPVPKTPSNKRQADPEFADMINVQEFCKAEEIDEDSVYGVFVSYIEIYNNYIYDLLEEVQLDPIKPKWNGCSTPMRNAESVLPQSKILREDKNHNMYVAGCTEVEVKSTEEAFEVFWRGQKKRRIANTHLNRESSRSHSVFSIKLVQAPLDADGDNVLQEKEQITISQLSLVDLAGSERTNRTKAEGNRLREAGNINQSLMTLRTCMEVLRENQTYGTNKMVPYRDSKLTHLFKNYFDGEGKVRMIVCVNPKAEDYEESLQVMRFAEVTQEVEVARPVDKAICGLTPGRRYRNLPRGGPVGDEPLVTEVILQSFPPLPPSKLLDINDEETLPKLIEALEKRHHLRQLMTEELNKQCMNFKALLKEFDSSLLNKENYIQEKLNEKEKLISGQKSEIERLEKKNKTLEYKIEVLEKTTTIYEEDKRNLQQELESQNQKLQRQFSDKRRLEARLQGMVTETSMKWQKECERRVAATQLEMQNKLWVKDEKLKQLKAIVTEPKPEKPERPSRERDRERILPRSVSPSPVPLSSNNIAQISTGQQLMSQPQLHRRSNSCSSISVASCISEWEQKLSPFSTPVNVTSLARHRQQEPGQSKTCIVSDRRRGMYWTEGREMVPTFNSEIGVEEDRCRRNTPIPVRHRRSRSAGSRWVDHKPASNVQTETVMQPHVPNAITVSVANEKALAKCEKYMLTHQELASDGEIQTKVIKGDVYKTRGGGQSVQFTDIETLKQESPTGSRKRRSSTIAPAQPDGTESEWTDVETRCSVAVEMRAGSQLGPGYQHHAQPKRKKP; via the exons ATGAAGCCAGC GAAAGCTAAGATGCCGAGGAAACCTGTAATAAAAAAAGGATCTCAGTCAAACCTTAAAGATCCAGTTGGG gTGTACTGTAGGGTGCGCCCACTGAGTTTCCCTGACCAAGAGTGCTGTGTAGAAGTGGTCAATAGTACAACTGTGCAGCTACATACTCCTGAGGGTTACCGGCTCAACAGAAATGGAGACTATAAGGAG ACGCAGTATTCATTTAAGCGGGTATTTGGCATTCATACAACTCAGAAGGAACTCTTTGATGTTGTGGCTAGTCCATTGGTAGATGACCTCATTCACGGCAAAAATG GTCTTTTGTTTACATACGGTGTGACAGGAAGTGGAAAAACGCACACAATGACAGGGTCTCCAGGGTATGGAGGACTGCTTCCTCGTTGTTTGAATATGATCTTTAACAGCATAGGGTCATTTCAAGCAAAACGTTAC GTTTTTAAGTCTAACGATAGGAACAGCATGGAAATACAGTGTGAGGTTGATGCATTATTGGAGCGGCAGAAAAGAGAAGCTATGCCCGTTCCAAAGACCCCCTCTAACAA GCGGCAAGCAGATCCAGAATTTGCAGATATGATAAATGTACAAGAATTCTGCAAAGCAGAAGAAATTGACGAAGACAGTGTCTATGGTGTTTTTGTCTCTTACATTGAAATCTATAACAATTACATATATGATCTATTGGAAGAGGTTCAGCTTGATCCCATAAAGCCCAA GTGGAACGGCTGCAGTACACCTATGAGGAACGCAGAGTCTGT ACTCCCACAGTCTAAAATACTCCGAGAAGATAAGAACCACAATATGTATGTTGCAGGATGCACAGAAGTGGAAGTGAAATCTACGGAAGAAGCTTTTGAGGTTTTTTGGAGAG GTCAGAAAAAAAGACGTATTGCAAACACCCATTTGAATAGAGAATCCAGCCGGTCACATAGTGTGTTCAGCATTAAGCTCGTCCAGGCTCCCCTTGATGCTGATGGAGATAATGTCTTACAG gaaaaagaacaaattacCATAAGCCAGTTGTCTCTGGTAGATCTTGCTGGAAGTGAAAGAACCAACCGCACTAAAGCAGAAGGGAACAGATTACGTGAAGCTG GTAACATTAATCAGTCACTAATGACGCTAAGAACATGCATGGAAGTCCTGAGAGAGAACCAGACATATGGAACTAACAAG ATGGTTCCATATCGAGATTCAAAACTAACTCATCTGTTCAAGAACTACTTTGATGGGGAAGGGAAGGTGCggatgattgtgtgtgtgaatcCAAAGGCTGAAGACTATGAAGAAAGCTTG caAGTCATGAGATTTGCTGAAGTAACTCAAGAAGTTGAAGTAGCAAGACCAGTAGATAAGGCGATATGTGGCTTGACACCAGGGAGACGATACAGAAACCTACCTCGGGGCGGCCCAGTTGGAGATG AACCTTTGGTGACTGAAGTGATTCTGCAGAGCTTCCCACCACTGCCTCCGTCCAAGCTTTTGGATATCAATGATGAGGAGACCCTTCCAAAGCTGATCGAAGCTTTGGAGAAACGACATCACCTACGTCAACTAATGACAGAGGAGCTTAACAAACAAT GTATGAACTTCAAAGCCTTATTAAAAGAATTTGACAGTTCTcttctaaataaagaaaactacatccaggaaaaactaaatgaaaaagaaaaattgatttcAGGGCAGAAATCGGAAATAGAACgactggagaagaaaaacaaaactttggaGTACAAG ATTGAGGTTTTGGAGAAAACAACCACTATCTATGAAGAAGATAAGCGCAATCTGCAGCAGGAGCTCGAGAGCCAGAATCAGAAGCTTCAGCGGCAGTTTTCTGACAAGCGCAGATTAGAAGCCAGGTTGCAAGGCATGGTGACAGAAACATCGATGAAATGGCAGAAGGAATGT GAGCGTCGGGTGGCAGCCACCCAGCTGGAGATGCAGAATAAACTCTGGGTCAAAGATGAAAAGCTCAAACAGCTAAAGGCTATTGTGACTGAACCTAAACCCGAGAAGCCAGAGAGACCTTCCCGGGAGCGGGACCGGGAAAGGATCCTTCCTAGATCCGTCTCTCCTTCGCCTGTGCCT CTTTCTAGTAACAATATTGCTCAGATTTCCACCGGCCAGCAACTCATGagccagccacagctacacaggcGCTCTAACTCTTGCAGCAGCATTTCTGTAGCTTCCTGTATTTCGGAATGGGAGCAGAAACTATCTCCGTTCAGCACACCTGTCAATGTCACCTCTCTTGCAAGGCATAGGCAGCAGGAGCCAGGACAAAGTAAAACGTGTATCGTGTCAGACAGAAGGCGAGGGATGTACTGGACGGAAGGCAGGGAGATGGTCCCTACATTCAACAGTGAGATAGGCGTAGAAGAGGACCGTTGCCGCAGG AACACACCAATTCCTGTACGCCACAGAAGGTCCCGCTCTGCAGGGAGCAGATGGGTAGATCATAAGCCTGCCTCTAATGTGCAAACTGAGACAGTCATGCAGCCACATGTCCCTAACGCCATCACAGTGTCTGTTGCAAATGAAAAGGCACTAGCTAAGTGTGAGAAGTACATGCTGACCCACCAGGAACTAGCCTCCGATGGGGAGATTCAGACTAAAGTAATTAAG GGTGATGTTTATAAAACCAGAGGTGGAGGGCAATCTGTTCAGTTTACTGATATTGAGACTTTAAAGCAAGAGTCGCCTACTGG TAGTCGAAAGCGAAGATCGTCTACAATAGCACCTGCCCAACCAGATGGTACAGAGTCTGAATGGACCGATGTAGAAACAAGG TGTTCCGTTGCTGTTGAGATGAGAGCAGGATCTCAGCTGGGACCCGGATATCAGCACCATGCACAACCCAA GCGCAAGAAGCCTTGA
- the Kif23 gene encoding kinesin-like protein KIF23 isoform X8, whose product MKPAKAKMPRKPVIKKGSQSNLKDPVGVYCRVRPLSFPDQECCVEVVNSTTVQLHTPEGYRLNRNGDYKETQYSFKRVFGIHTTQKELFDVVASPLVDDLIHGKNGLLFTYGVTGSGKTHTMTGSPGYGGLLPRCLNMIFNSIGSFQAKRYVFKSNDRNSMEIQCEVDALLERQKREAMPVPKTPSNKRQADPEFADMINVQEFCKAEEIDEDSVYGVFVSYIEIYNNYIYDLLEEVQLDPIKPKLPQSKILREDKNHNMYVAGCTEVEVKSTEEAFEVFWRGQKKRRIANTHLNRESSRSHSVFSIKLVQAPLDADGDNVLQEKEQITISQLSLVDLAGSERTNRTKAEGNRLREAGNINQSLMTLRTCMEVLRENQTYGTNKMVPYRDSKLTHLFKNYFDGEGKVRMIVCVNPKAEDYEESLQVMRFAEVTQEVEVARPVDKAICGLTPGRRYRNLPRGGPVGDEPLVTEVILQSFPPLPPSKLLDINDEETLPKLIEALEKRHHLRQLMTEELNKQCMNFKALLKEFDSSLLNKENYIQEKLNEKEKLISGQKSEIERLEKKNKTLEYKIEVLEKTTTIYEEDKRNLQQELESQNQKLQRQFSDKRRLEARLQGMVTETSMKWQKECERRVAATQLEMQNKLWVKDEKLKQLKAIVTEPKPEKPERPSRERDRERILPRSVSPSPVPNTPIPVRHRRSRSAGSRWVDHKPASNVQTETVMQPHVPNAITVSVANEKALAKCEKYMLTHQELASDGEIQTKVIKGDVYKTRGGGQSVQFTDIETLKQESPTGSRKRRSSTIAPAQPDGTESEWTDVETRCSVAVEMRAGSQLGPGYQHHAQPKRKKP is encoded by the exons ATGAAGCCAGC GAAAGCTAAGATGCCGAGGAAACCTGTAATAAAAAAAGGATCTCAGTCAAACCTTAAAGATCCAGTTGGG gTGTACTGTAGGGTGCGCCCACTGAGTTTCCCTGACCAAGAGTGCTGTGTAGAAGTGGTCAATAGTACAACTGTGCAGCTACATACTCCTGAGGGTTACCGGCTCAACAGAAATGGAGACTATAAGGAG ACGCAGTATTCATTTAAGCGGGTATTTGGCATTCATACAACTCAGAAGGAACTCTTTGATGTTGTGGCTAGTCCATTGGTAGATGACCTCATTCACGGCAAAAATG GTCTTTTGTTTACATACGGTGTGACAGGAAGTGGAAAAACGCACACAATGACAGGGTCTCCAGGGTATGGAGGACTGCTTCCTCGTTGTTTGAATATGATCTTTAACAGCATAGGGTCATTTCAAGCAAAACGTTAC GTTTTTAAGTCTAACGATAGGAACAGCATGGAAATACAGTGTGAGGTTGATGCATTATTGGAGCGGCAGAAAAGAGAAGCTATGCCCGTTCCAAAGACCCCCTCTAACAA GCGGCAAGCAGATCCAGAATTTGCAGATATGATAAATGTACAAGAATTCTGCAAAGCAGAAGAAATTGACGAAGACAGTGTCTATGGTGTTTTTGTCTCTTACATTGAAATCTATAACAATTACATATATGATCTATTGGAAGAGGTTCAGCTTGATCCCATAAAGCCCAA ACTCCCACAGTCTAAAATACTCCGAGAAGATAAGAACCACAATATGTATGTTGCAGGATGCACAGAAGTGGAAGTGAAATCTACGGAAGAAGCTTTTGAGGTTTTTTGGAGAG GTCAGAAAAAAAGACGTATTGCAAACACCCATTTGAATAGAGAATCCAGCCGGTCACATAGTGTGTTCAGCATTAAGCTCGTCCAGGCTCCCCTTGATGCTGATGGAGATAATGTCTTACAG gaaaaagaacaaattacCATAAGCCAGTTGTCTCTGGTAGATCTTGCTGGAAGTGAAAGAACCAACCGCACTAAAGCAGAAGGGAACAGATTACGTGAAGCTG GTAACATTAATCAGTCACTAATGACGCTAAGAACATGCATGGAAGTCCTGAGAGAGAACCAGACATATGGAACTAACAAG ATGGTTCCATATCGAGATTCAAAACTAACTCATCTGTTCAAGAACTACTTTGATGGGGAAGGGAAGGTGCggatgattgtgtgtgtgaatcCAAAGGCTGAAGACTATGAAGAAAGCTTG caAGTCATGAGATTTGCTGAAGTAACTCAAGAAGTTGAAGTAGCAAGACCAGTAGATAAGGCGATATGTGGCTTGACACCAGGGAGACGATACAGAAACCTACCTCGGGGCGGCCCAGTTGGAGATG AACCTTTGGTGACTGAAGTGATTCTGCAGAGCTTCCCACCACTGCCTCCGTCCAAGCTTTTGGATATCAATGATGAGGAGACCCTTCCAAAGCTGATCGAAGCTTTGGAGAAACGACATCACCTACGTCAACTAATGACAGAGGAGCTTAACAAACAAT GTATGAACTTCAAAGCCTTATTAAAAGAATTTGACAGTTCTcttctaaataaagaaaactacatccaggaaaaactaaatgaaaaagaaaaattgatttcAGGGCAGAAATCGGAAATAGAACgactggagaagaaaaacaaaactttggaGTACAAG ATTGAGGTTTTGGAGAAAACAACCACTATCTATGAAGAAGATAAGCGCAATCTGCAGCAGGAGCTCGAGAGCCAGAATCAGAAGCTTCAGCGGCAGTTTTCTGACAAGCGCAGATTAGAAGCCAGGTTGCAAGGCATGGTGACAGAAACATCGATGAAATGGCAGAAGGAATGT GAGCGTCGGGTGGCAGCCACCCAGCTGGAGATGCAGAATAAACTCTGGGTCAAAGATGAAAAGCTCAAACAGCTAAAGGCTATTGTGACTGAACCTAAACCCGAGAAGCCAGAGAGACCTTCCCGGGAGCGGGACCGGGAAAGGATCCTTCCTAGATCCGTCTCTCCTTCGCCTGTGCCT AACACACCAATTCCTGTACGCCACAGAAGGTCCCGCTCTGCAGGGAGCAGATGGGTAGATCATAAGCCTGCCTCTAATGTGCAAACTGAGACAGTCATGCAGCCACATGTCCCTAACGCCATCACAGTGTCTGTTGCAAATGAAAAGGCACTAGCTAAGTGTGAGAAGTACATGCTGACCCACCAGGAACTAGCCTCCGATGGGGAGATTCAGACTAAAGTAATTAAG GGTGATGTTTATAAAACCAGAGGTGGAGGGCAATCTGTTCAGTTTACTGATATTGAGACTTTAAAGCAAGAGTCGCCTACTGG TAGTCGAAAGCGAAGATCGTCTACAATAGCACCTGCCCAACCAGATGGTACAGAGTCTGAATGGACCGATGTAGAAACAAGG TGTTCCGTTGCTGTTGAGATGAGAGCAGGATCTCAGCTGGGACCCGGATATCAGCACCATGCACAACCCAA GCGCAAGAAGCCTTGA